In one Babylonia areolata isolate BAREFJ2019XMU chromosome 14, ASM4173473v1, whole genome shotgun sequence genomic region, the following are encoded:
- the LOC143289995 gene encoding glycosaminoglycan xylosylkinase-like, which yields MAGFRAGGFRASSTPRLKLRFQILVALTLIFMITVSIFILQPDFLNNNNRIDEFDDFDRLPEPDEHVVVNSIDFAPAEAVLKNEGGVVGNVPVEKAVQQLVEKYHVDFESVLEPADSAWSIAAGWVTSRQVLPESAPELGAVLHAMATSPIVSVDNGIKGTQLKLTLTLAGGQTVIFKPKWYERDYIVEGPPYAGRDRHNGEIAAFHLSRILGLRRTPLAVGRTVSISRDLIPVASSELLKTFYEENGETCFYGKCLYCNKANSLCTKGDSLEGTVVLWLPPGVHLKSGKNPWRRTYRENVIPRWEKDAGYCSKVRAIEPFRNNTSLLLDLIDTSVFDYLIGNADRHHYEVISGVEKGMLVMLDNGKSFGDPQHDERTILAPLYHCCSIRYGTWQMLQSLRNRILSSVLREVLFSEPVAPVLTADHLQAMDRRLENVLQEVEQCIEDNGLKSVIF from the exons ATGGCCGGTTTCAGG GCAGGAGGATTTCGAGCATCCTCTACCCCCAGGTTGAAACTACGATTCCAAATCCTTGTGGCACTCACCTTGATTTTCATGATCACCGTTTCCATCTTCATCCTTCAGCCCGatttcctcaacaacaacaacagaattgatGAGTTTGACGACTTTGACAGACTGCCTGAACCTGATGAGCATGTGGTGGTTAACAGCATTGACTTTGCACCAGCCGAGGCAGTACTGAAGAATGAAGGAGGGGTTGTCGGTAATGTTCCTGTGGAGAAGGCCGTCCAGCAGTTGGTGGAGAAATACCATGTGGACTTTGAGTCTGTGCTGGAACCAGCTGACTCTGCATGGAGCATTGCTGCTGGCTGGGTCACCAGCCGACAGGTGCTGCCAGAATCAGCGCCTGAACTTG GGGCAGTGCTCCATGCAATGGCAACATCGCCCATTGTTTCTGTGGACAATGGCATCAAAGGCACTCAGCTGAAGCTCACCTTGACTCTGGCTGGGGGCCAGACTGTGATCTTCAAACCTAAGTG gtatGAAAGAGATTATATTGTGGAGGGACCTCCTTATGCAGGGAGAGATCGACACAATGGAGAAATTGCTGCTTTTCATTTGTCCAG AATTTTAGGGCTGCGCCGGACCCCACTTGCTGTTGGTCGAACCGTCAGTATTAGCCGAGACCTCATTCCTGTTGCTTCCAGTGAACTGCTGAAGACATTCTATGAAGAAA ATGGAGAGACATGTTTTTACGGAAAGTGTCTGTACTGTAACAAAGCCAACTCACTGTGCACAAAAGGGGATTCTTTGGAGGGAACAGTTGTCCTGTGGTTACCTCCAGGAGTACACTTGAAAAGTGGCAAAAACCCATGGCGAAGAACTTACAGGGAAAATGTGATTCCTCG ATGGGAAAAAGACGCTGGTTACTGCAGCAAGGTGCGTGCAATAGAGCCCTTCAGAAACAACACCAGTCTTCTGCTGGACCTGATCGACACATCTGTGTTTGACTACCTCATTGGAAATGCTGACCGCCACCACTACGAGGTCATCAGTGGGGTCGAGAAAGGCATGCTGGTCATGCTGGACAATGGgaaaag TTTTGGGGACCCACAGCATGATGAAAGGACCATACTGGCCCCTCTGTATCACTGTTGCAG CATTCGCTATGGCACATGGCAGATGTTGCAGTCACTGCGTAACAGAATCCTCAGCAGTGTGTTACGAGAGGTGCTCTTCTCTGAGCCTGTGGCACCAG